In Candidatus Rickettsiella isopodorum, the following proteins share a genomic window:
- the queA gene encoding tRNA preQ1(34) S-adenosylmethionine ribosyltransferase-isomerase QueA produces the protein MKIQYKLEDFFYELPEKLIARYPSTQRTDSRLLCLNKKTGAIQHKKFKDSLKLINSGDLLILNNTQVIPARLFANKTTGGKVEILIERILDKRRFLAQLKSSKPLKLGTKLILENGVRLEISARAENIFELIFLVEVPSILELLNKIGHIPLPPYMQRADELFDWERYQTVFASTPGAIAAPTAGLHFDEDLLAQLNAKGVNIVYITLHVGSGTFQPIRSIRFEDHQMHNEPVTVSEAVCEKITLTKQNNKRVIAVGTTVVRSIETAALNGQIKSFLGDTRLFIYPGFQFRCIDALITNFHLPQSTLLMLVCAFAGYESVMPAYQEAIKQNYRFFSYGDAMWIS, from the coding sequence TTGAAAATTCAATATAAACTGGAAGACTTCTTTTATGAACTTCCTGAAAAACTTATAGCGCGGTATCCATCAACACAGCGTACCGATAGTCGTTTACTTTGTTTAAATAAAAAAACAGGTGCCATTCAACATAAAAAATTCAAAGATAGTTTAAAGCTTATAAATTCAGGTGATTTGTTAATTTTAAATAATACGCAAGTTATTCCCGCCCGCTTATTTGCCAACAAAACGACAGGTGGCAAGGTGGAAATATTGATTGAACGTATTCTAGATAAAAGACGATTTCTAGCGCAATTAAAATCCAGTAAACCATTGAAGTTAGGGACAAAACTAATATTAGAAAATGGTGTGCGCCTAGAAATATCCGCTAGGGCGGAAAATATATTTGAATTAATTTTTTTAGTAGAAGTGCCTTCTATTTTAGAGCTATTAAATAAAATAGGCCATATTCCATTACCTCCTTATATGCAAAGAGCGGATGAATTATTTGATTGGGAGCGCTATCAAACTGTATTTGCATCCACACCGGGTGCAATTGCCGCACCGACAGCAGGTCTACATTTTGACGAAGACTTGTTAGCACAACTAAATGCTAAGGGAGTTAACATTGTTTATATTACGTTACATGTCGGTTCAGGAACTTTTCAGCCTATTCGTAGTATTCGCTTTGAAGACCATCAGATGCATAATGAGCCTGTGACAGTGTCAGAAGCAGTGTGTGAAAAAATAACTCTTACTAAGCAAAATAATAAGCGCGTTATAGCGGTGGGAACAACGGTAGTGAGGAGTATAGAAACTGCGGCTTTAAATGGTCAAATAAAATCATTTCTCGGAGATACACGTCTTTTTATTTATCCAGGCTTTCAATTTCGTTGTATTGATGCCTTAATCACTAATTTTCATTTACCGCAATCGACTTTATTGATGTTAGTGTGTGCTTTTGCAGGTTATGAATCTGTTATGCCGGCCTACCAAGAGGCGATTAAACAGAATTATCGATTTTTTAGCTATGGTGACGCCATGTGGATTAGTTAG
- the yajC gene encoding preprotein translocase subunit YajC, protein MSFLITNVLAQSAATSVTPSSSGYSQILILLGFVVIFYLLLWRPQAKRAKEHRQLMANLAIGDEVTTTGGIVGKITRLNNDLISLKIAENVEINLQKAAVSSVLPKGTIKF, encoded by the coding sequence ATGAGTTTTTTAATCACTAATGTGTTGGCTCAATCAGCCGCAACTTCTGTCACCCCTTCATCGAGTGGATATTCTCAAATTTTAATTTTATTAGGTTTTGTCGTCATCTTTTACTTGTTATTATGGCGGCCACAAGCGAAACGCGCGAAAGAACATCGCCAATTAATGGCTAACTTAGCGATAGGTGATGAAGTGACGACTACCGGTGGAATAGTCGGTAAGATTACCCGCCTCAATAATGATTTAATTAGTTTAAAAATCGCAGAAAATGTTGAAATTAATTTACAAAAAGCAGCTGTTTCTAGCGTATTACCTAAAGGGACTATAAAGTTTTAA
- the secD gene encoding protein translocase subunit SecD produces the protein MLNKYPLWKNSLLLVLLILGFIYAAPNLFPEQPAVQISPSTAIMHVNLKALQAKVNALIKAAQIAPVSEALNQQTLLLRFNNTDTQLKAKDILSTALGDDYTVAVNLLSSTPRWMQAIGASPMKLGLDLRGGVHFALEVDINNLIAQRMQGLAKNISENLQQARIRYMELTPKEKQLSILFRNKSNLLQAKNLLEQQFPAFEFTEATDNPKQLRIVWSNQGLNNLRQLAIDQTINTLRNRINELGVAEPIVQQQGNNRILVDLPGVQDIARAQQILGGTATIEFRLLDTVHNPHLAEINNTIPAGSQLYQYESQPILLSKQVILTGNSITDASTSFDESGRSAVSISLGGGGESYFHQVTGENVGKPLAIVYVETKSSVKVVKGKITHIPRKVERIISIARIQTALPPNFQVTGLTNPQEALNLSLLLRAGALPAPIYVVEQRTIGPQLGAENIHKGIISIVVGFILAVVFMAVYYGVFGVIADIALALNLVLLVALLSLLGMTLTLPGMAGIVLTVGMAVDANVLIFERIREELRNGVSPQSSIHAGYDRALITIIDANVTTLIVALILFGVGTGSIKGFAVTLTLGLLTSMLTGIMITRALINVCYGGRPLKRLPIGI, from the coding sequence ATGCTCAATAAATATCCTCTCTGGAAAAATAGTTTATTACTGGTGTTGTTGATATTGGGTTTTATTTATGCAGCACCTAATCTTTTTCCAGAGCAGCCCGCTGTACAAATTTCTCCTTCTACAGCGATCATGCATGTAAATCTGAAAGCTTTACAAGCTAAAGTCAATGCATTGATAAAAGCAGCGCAGATTGCCCCTGTTAGTGAAGCGCTTAATCAGCAAACGCTTTTATTGCGATTTAATAACACCGATACCCAGCTTAAAGCCAAAGATATTTTATCCACTGCATTGGGTGATGATTATACCGTCGCGGTTAATTTGTTGTCATCGACACCGCGATGGATGCAGGCTATTGGGGCATCCCCAATGAAGCTGGGACTTGACCTACGCGGGGGGGTACATTTTGCTTTAGAAGTTGATATTAATAATCTTATTGCGCAACGCATGCAAGGATTAGCAAAAAATATTAGCGAAAACCTTCAACAAGCGCGTATTCGCTATATGGAATTAACACCGAAAGAAAAACAATTATCTATTTTGTTCAGAAATAAAAGCAATTTATTACAAGCAAAAAATTTATTGGAACAACAGTTTCCAGCATTTGAATTTACTGAAGCAACGGATAATCCTAAACAACTTAGGATTGTTTGGTCGAATCAAGGACTCAATAATTTACGGCAACTGGCTATAGACCAAACCATTAATACGCTACGAAATCGAATTAATGAGTTGGGAGTTGCTGAGCCGATTGTTCAACAACAAGGGAATAATCGAATTTTAGTTGATTTACCTGGTGTTCAGGATATTGCGCGAGCACAACAAATTTTAGGTGGGACAGCGACAATTGAGTTTCGTTTACTGGATACCGTTCATAATCCACATCTTGCTGAAATCAATAATACAATACCTGCAGGCTCACAACTTTATCAATATGAAAGCCAGCCGATATTGTTGAGTAAACAGGTTATTTTGACAGGTAATTCGATTACTGATGCTTCAACGAGCTTTGATGAGTCGGGACGATCCGCGGTAAGTATTAGTTTGGGAGGAGGAGGAGAAAGCTATTTTCATCAAGTGACGGGTGAAAATGTGGGTAAGCCGCTGGCTATTGTGTATGTAGAAACTAAAAGCAGTGTAAAAGTCGTGAAGGGAAAAATTACTCATATTCCGCGTAAAGTAGAACGAATTATCAGTATCGCTAGAATTCAGACCGCACTCCCACCTAATTTTCAAGTAACCGGTTTAACCAATCCACAAGAAGCCTTAAACTTATCCTTATTATTACGCGCAGGTGCTTTGCCAGCACCCATTTATGTGGTTGAACAACGTACGATAGGTCCACAATTAGGCGCAGAAAACATCCATAAAGGGATTATTTCTATTGTGGTAGGCTTTATTTTGGCTGTTGTGTTTATGGCTGTTTATTATGGAGTGTTTGGTGTCATTGCGGATATAGCCTTAGCACTTAATTTAGTATTATTGGTTGCCTTATTATCTTTATTGGGTATGACGTTAACCCTACCAGGTATGGCAGGAATCGTTCTAACCGTTGGGATGGCGGTTGACGCGAATGTCTTAATATTTGAGCGTATTCGTGAAGAATTACGCAATGGCGTGTCACCTCAATCGAGTATTCATGCGGGTTATGATCGGGCATTAATTACTATTATTGATGCCAACGTGACCACCTTAATTGTCGCATTAATATTATTTGGCGTAGGTACAGGTTCGATCAAAGGATTTGCGGTGACTTTAACCCTAGGGTTACTCACCTCAATGTTAACCGGGATCATGATAACAAGAGCCTTGATCAATGTCTGTTATGGGGGGCGTCCTCTAAAACGTTTGCCGATTGGTATTTAG
- the secF gene encoding protein translocase subunit SecF, with protein MEFFKKQTHINFLGLRRWAVALSLLLIVISAGSLITKGLRWGLDFTGGSQLQVSFNHTADIPLLRKQLVGAGFKDILVQSYGTSRDVLISLAPHQHTTQHDLSAQIIKALPGAQLKQIEYIGPQVGRELATQGALAVFIALLGIMIYIALRFEYRFAVGAAIALIHDPIVILGIFSLFGIEFNLTALAAILAVIGYSLNDTIVIFDRIRENFRKLRKGSAVEVVNLSINQTLSRTIMTSATTLLVVLSLCVFGGTMIHSFALALVIGIVVGTYSSIYVAGTIAVALGLDRRNFLPPVKSVDERP; from the coding sequence GTGGAATTTTTTAAAAAACAAACCCATATAAATTTTTTAGGCTTGCGTCGCTGGGCGGTGGCTTTGTCTTTACTATTAATTGTTATTTCTGCGGGATCCTTAATCACTAAAGGGTTACGTTGGGGATTAGATTTTACCGGTGGTAGTCAATTACAAGTTTCTTTTAATCACACTGCAGATATCCCTTTATTAAGGAAACAATTAGTAGGCGCTGGATTTAAAGATATCTTAGTGCAAAGCTACGGAACTTCACGTGATGTACTGATAAGCTTGGCCCCCCATCAACACACTACGCAACATGATTTAAGTGCGCAAATTATAAAAGCGTTACCAGGTGCACAATTAAAACAAATTGAATATATCGGTCCTCAAGTAGGGCGAGAGTTAGCAACTCAAGGCGCACTGGCTGTTTTTATTGCACTATTAGGAATCATGATTTATATCGCGCTACGTTTTGAATATCGTTTTGCAGTAGGAGCAGCGATTGCTTTGATTCATGATCCTATCGTTATTTTAGGTATCTTTTCTTTATTTGGTATTGAATTCAATTTAACGGCTTTAGCCGCTATTTTAGCGGTTATTGGTTACTCACTTAATGATACGATCGTTATCTTTGATCGAATTCGTGAAAACTTTCGTAAGCTACGCAAAGGGTCGGCAGTCGAAGTGGTCAATCTCTCCATTAATCAAACTTTGTCGCGTACTATCATGACATCCGCGACGACATTGCTCGTGGTACTTTCGCTCTGTGTTTTTGGCGGAACAATGATTCATAGTTTTGCATTAGCGCTGGTAATAGGAATTGTGGTAGGAACTTATTCATCAATTTATGTGGCAGGAACTATCGCAGTTGCATTAGGTCTCGATCGACGGAATTTTTTACCTCCAGTAAAAAGTGTCGATGAGAGACCTTAA
- a CDS encoding inositol monophosphatase family protein → MHPFLNIADRAARLAGKTILDGLHRLDRLRMQQKQDNRGVVTEIDLKAEKIIISTIQEAYPNHGIFAEESEPINGDKYTWIIDPLDGTCNYVHDFPHFAISIAIKNNEKDRIEHALIYDPLRQETFIATRGEGAYLNNTQRFTRRLRVSTRSSIPESLIGISIPSRGFNTLTASINKEALRAMMSQASGIRRTGSAALDLAYVAAGRLDAALELELAPWDMAAGILLVQEAGGIACDIKGGENYFTTGHIMVANPKLCPLLLQAISRKL, encoded by the coding sequence ATGCACCCTTTCTTAAATATCGCCGATCGCGCTGCTCGTCTGGCAGGTAAAACTATTTTAGACGGTTTACACCGTTTAGACAGACTTCGTATGCAACAAAAACAAGACAACCGCGGTGTTGTCACTGAGATCGATTTAAAAGCGGAAAAAATTATTATCTCGACTATCCAAGAAGCCTATCCAAATCATGGGATATTTGCTGAAGAAAGCGAGCCAATTAACGGTGATAAATACACTTGGATTATTGATCCGCTCGACGGAACCTGTAACTATGTCCATGATTTTCCACATTTTGCGATCTCAATTGCTATTAAAAACAACGAAAAAGACCGCATTGAACATGCCCTTATCTATGACCCCTTACGTCAAGAAACCTTTATTGCCACACGAGGGGAAGGTGCTTATTTAAATAATACACAACGCTTTACGCGTCGTTTACGTGTCAGCACACGTTCAAGTATTCCAGAATCCTTAATAGGAATTTCAATTCCTAGCCGCGGTTTCAATACACTGACTGCTTCTATTAATAAAGAAGCTTTGCGCGCCATGATGTCACAAGCGAGTGGCATACGTAGAACGGGATCGGCTGCACTGGACTTAGCCTATGTTGCTGCAGGACGCTTAGATGCTGCTTTGGAACTTGAACTCGCTCCGTGGGATATGGCAGCAGGTATTTTACTGGTTCAAGAAGCCGGTGGAATAGCGTGTGATATAAAAGGGGGTGAAAATTATTTCACCACGGGTCATATTATGGTAGCCAATCCTAAACTCTGTCCTTTATTACTACAAGCCATTAGCCGAAAACTTTAA
- a CDS encoding RNA methyltransferase: MSLSQIRIVLVNTTDPGNIGATARAMKTMGLKQLYLVEPKSFPHVNASVRASHAIDVLAEATVVDHLGRAIQDCHLVFGTSTRIRELNWVSLTARAAAEKIVIKPQQKVAVVFGQERCGLTNKELQLCHFQINIPANPDYSSLNLAAAVQIVCYELRMAFLHEIKLEEKAIPLADVKQQEYFYQHLHDLLNKIEFLKPIRSQQIMDRLRRLFSRSELDVNEVKILRGILSTIEKKLASQP, encoded by the coding sequence ATGTCTCTTTCACAGATTCGGATCGTACTCGTCAATACAACCGATCCCGGCAATATTGGAGCGACAGCCCGTGCGATGAAAACCATGGGCTTGAAACAGCTTTATCTTGTTGAACCAAAGTCTTTTCCACATGTGAATGCATCAGTGCGTGCGAGTCATGCGATTGACGTGTTGGCGGAAGCGACAGTTGTCGATCATTTAGGTAGAGCCATTCAGGATTGTCATTTAGTTTTTGGGACCAGTACGCGTATCCGCGAACTCAATTGGGTTTCTTTAACAGCCCGAGCTGCCGCTGAAAAAATAGTGATTAAACCACAACAAAAAGTAGCGGTAGTGTTTGGGCAAGAACGATGTGGTCTTACCAACAAAGAATTACAATTATGTCATTTTCAAATTAATATTCCTGCAAACCCAGATTATAGCTCCTTAAACTTAGCGGCCGCAGTACAAATTGTCTGTTATGAGTTGCGTATGGCTTTTTTACATGAAATTAAGCTTGAGGAAAAAGCGATTCCTCTGGCAGATGTCAAACAGCAAGAATATTTTTACCAACATTTACATGATCTACTCAATAAAATTGAATTTTTAAAACCGATTCGTAGCCAACAAATTATGGATAGATTACGTCGCTTATTTAGCCGATCGGAATTAGATGTCAATGAAGTGAAAATTTTACGAGGAATACTGAGCACGATTGAAAAAAAATTAGCTTCTCAGCCATAA
- the tgt gene encoding tRNA guanosine(34) transglycosylase Tgt, giving the protein MNNQFNCELLKSSKNSQARVTKITTAHGSVLTPAFMPVGTRAFVNHMMPQDLRDAGSQIILGGNTYHMLLNPGMEVILASGGMHRLMAWDKPMLTDSGGFQVFSLSKNSKICHIDAKGAHFKHPTTGKVIHLTPKSSIEAQRIIGADIIMAFDECTPENGGRDAALAAMDRTHRWLLTSKETYLVSDSVYGHQQALFGIIQGGSFRDLRELSTQFILAAELDGIAIGGEVIGFDMQKTVEVIDWIRPLLPDNKVRYTMGVGLNPQDLIDVAAKGIDLFDCVAPTRNARHGALYHGNVIKKDNGLEFVSEENQSRILIKKSIYAKDETPILAGCLCYTCRHFTRAYLHFLFKQGSSLYNQLACIHNLYIMHHVCEQIRRLIFDE; this is encoded by the coding sequence ATGAATAATCAATTTAATTGCGAACTGCTCAAATCCAGCAAAAACTCACAGGCTAGAGTCACTAAAATAACGACAGCGCATGGCAGTGTGCTAACGCCTGCTTTTATGCCAGTGGGAACACGTGCTTTTGTTAACCATATGATGCCCCAGGATCTGAGAGATGCGGGATCGCAAATTATCTTAGGTGGCAATACCTATCATATGTTACTTAATCCTGGTATGGAAGTTATCTTAGCGAGCGGAGGAATGCATCGTTTAATGGCTTGGGATAAGCCTATGTTAACGGATAGTGGTGGTTTTCAAGTATTTAGCTTGTCGAAAAATTCCAAAATTTGTCATATTGATGCGAAGGGGGCACATTTTAAACATCCCACTACAGGAAAAGTGATTCATTTGACACCCAAAAGCTCTATTGAGGCACAAAGAATTATTGGCGCGGATATCATCATGGCTTTTGATGAATGTACACCTGAAAACGGCGGTAGAGACGCCGCGTTAGCAGCGATGGATCGCACACATCGTTGGTTATTAACTTCAAAAGAAACTTACTTGGTTTCAGATTCAGTTTATGGTCATCAACAAGCTTTATTTGGCATTATTCAAGGGGGTAGTTTTAGGGATCTTCGTGAATTAAGCACACAATTTATTTTAGCAGCAGAGCTGGATGGTATTGCAATCGGTGGAGAAGTCATTGGTTTTGATATGCAGAAAACAGTTGAAGTGATCGATTGGATTCGGCCCTTATTACCCGATAATAAGGTTCGTTATACGATGGGAGTAGGACTTAATCCACAAGATTTGATTGATGTAGCCGCCAAAGGAATTGATTTATTCGATTGTGTTGCACCAACACGCAATGCACGACATGGCGCACTTTATCACGGGAATGTTATCAAAAAAGATAACGGCTTAGAATTTGTCAGTGAAGAAAACCAATCCAGAATATTGATTAAAAAATCTATTTACGCAAAAGATGAAACCCCTATTTTAGCAGGGTGCTTATGCTATACTTGTCGGCATTTTACACGTGCCTATTTACATTTTTTATTTAAACAAGGATCGTCTCTTTATAACCAGCTGGCATGCATACATAACCTATACATCATGCACCATGTTTGCGAACAAATTCGACGCTTAATCTTTGATGAATAA
- a CDS encoding DUF1328 family protein, translated as MLAWAFIFLAIAIIAAIIGFTGVFAVAAGVAKIIFFIFIILAIIAFVTMLFRRQQ; from the coding sequence ATGTTAGCGTGGGCATTTATCTTTCTAGCTATTGCTATCATTGCTGCCATTATTGGATTTACCGGTGTTTTTGCCGTAGCGGCTGGCGTTGCAAAAATTATCTTTTTTATATTCATCATATTAGCGATCATTGCATTCGTAACGATGTTATTTCGTCGACAACAATAA
- the acs gene encoding acetate--CoA ligase — protein MSINESQTRDTLLNEIKIYPPSKNFSDHARINSMDQYEEIYRHSMEQPDQFWAHIAGELHWMQTWKSVLTWKEPYAKWFLEGKTNVSYNCLDRHLPHYAEKTALIWQGEPDEKRQLSYRELLQAVCQFSNGLKKLGIKKGDCITLYMPLIPELIIAVLACARLGSIHNVVFGGYSVQALESRIQDSNSKLVITADAAYRRGKIIPLKQVMDEALLSCPLVEKVIVYQRTQTEIPLKAHRDIGWHDVIAEVSDFCPAEPMDSEDTLFILYTSGSTGEPKGIFHSTGGYMVGAYYTSKIVFDLKPEDVYWCTADVGWITGHTYVVYGPLLNAATVFIYEGAPDWPKPDRFWQLIEEYKVNIFYTAPTAIRSFMKWGNEWVDKKDLSSLRLLGSVGEPLNPEAWLWYFEKIGNKQCPIVDTWWQTETGAIMIASIPGAIPTKPGSVAKPLPGVEVDIVDTATGLSVEQGKGGALIIRRPWPSMLRGIWNDPKRYESQYWGKVPHAYFSGDGARFDTENYIWIIGRTDDVIKVSGHRLGSAEIEAALDSYPAVAESAVVPIPDKITGQSIVAFVVLNNDVKKPKATLKAELINQVRVTIGAIALPKRLIFTVALPKTRSGKIMRRLLQDIAVNREIEQDTSTLEDFSVLKQIQEQQMQEQQNGESNNHYAE, from the coding sequence ATGTCTATAAATGAATCGCAAACACGCGATACTCTCTTAAATGAAATCAAAATTTATCCCCCATCGAAAAACTTTTCCGATCATGCGCGGATTAACTCTATGGACCAATATGAAGAGATTTATCGCCACTCTATGGAACAGCCTGACCAATTTTGGGCACATATTGCGGGTGAATTACACTGGATGCAGACTTGGAAAAGTGTATTAACTTGGAAGGAACCATATGCAAAATGGTTTTTAGAAGGTAAAACCAACGTGTCATATAATTGTCTCGATCGCCATCTGCCGCATTATGCAGAAAAAACCGCATTGATTTGGCAGGGAGAGCCAGATGAGAAACGTCAATTGAGCTATAGGGAATTACTTCAGGCGGTTTGCCAATTTTCTAATGGATTAAAAAAATTAGGTATAAAAAAAGGTGATTGCATTACACTGTATATGCCTTTAATCCCGGAACTTATTATTGCGGTCTTAGCTTGTGCGCGTTTAGGAAGCATTCATAATGTTGTATTTGGCGGTTATTCGGTACAAGCGCTAGAAAGCCGCATTCAAGATTCAAACTCTAAATTGGTTATTACTGCGGATGCTGCTTACCGACGCGGTAAGATTATCCCACTTAAACAAGTGATGGATGAAGCGTTATTAAGTTGCCCGTTAGTAGAAAAAGTCATTGTTTATCAAAGAACTCAGACTGAAATTCCGTTAAAAGCTCATCGCGATATTGGGTGGCATGATGTGATAGCAGAGGTTAGCGATTTTTGTCCTGCTGAGCCTATGGATAGTGAGGATACACTTTTTATTCTTTATACATCCGGTTCTACCGGAGAACCGAAGGGGATTTTTCATTCCACTGGCGGGTATATGGTAGGGGCTTATTATACTTCCAAAATAGTCTTCGATTTAAAACCAGAAGATGTTTATTGGTGTACTGCCGATGTGGGTTGGATCACAGGTCATACTTATGTTGTTTATGGCCCTTTGTTAAATGCAGCAACCGTATTTATCTATGAAGGAGCTCCTGATTGGCCTAAACCCGATCGTTTTTGGCAACTCATTGAAGAATACAAAGTCAATATCTTTTATACTGCACCCACGGCCATTCGTTCTTTTATGAAATGGGGTAATGAATGGGTTGATAAAAAAGATTTATCGAGTTTAAGACTGCTAGGTAGTGTGGGCGAGCCTTTAAATCCAGAGGCGTGGCTATGGTATTTTGAAAAAATTGGTAATAAGCAATGTCCTATTGTTGATACATGGTGGCAAACAGAAACAGGCGCCATTATGATCGCATCCATTCCTGGAGCGATACCAACTAAACCCGGTTCAGTGGCTAAACCTTTACCTGGCGTAGAAGTTGATATTGTGGACACGGCGACGGGACTCAGTGTTGAGCAGGGAAAAGGAGGGGCTTTGATTATTCGCCGTCCTTGGCCAAGTATGCTGCGCGGTATTTGGAATGATCCCAAAAGATATGAATCACAATATTGGGGTAAAGTTCCCCATGCTTACTTCTCAGGTGATGGGGCACGTTTTGACACAGAAAATTATATTTGGATTATAGGGCGTACGGATGATGTGATCAAAGTTTCTGGACATCGTTTAGGATCTGCAGAAATAGAAGCGGCTTTAGATAGCTATCCTGCAGTTGCAGAATCTGCCGTGGTGCCTATTCCAGATAAAATCACCGGTCAATCGATAGTGGCTTTTGTTGTGCTAAATAATGATGTAAAAAAGCCAAAAGCTACATTAAAGGCCGAACTTATTAACCAAGTTAGAGTGACTATAGGTGCTATTGCGTTACCTAAGCGTTTAATTTTTACTGTGGCATTACCAAAAACCCGTTCGGGGAAAATTATGCGCCGCTTATTACAGGACATTGCGGTGAACCGTGAAATTGAGCAAGACACATCGACATTAGAAGATTTTTCAGTACTTAAACAGATTCAAGAACAACAAATGCAAGAACAACAAAACGGAGAGTCGAATAATCACTATGCAGAATAA